In Brevibacillus marinus, the genomic window TGTTGATGCGGATGATTCGCTCTTCGCTGTTGGATGTGGTGAACATGGACTTTATTCGTACGGCAAAAGCGAAAGGCTTGAATGAAGCGCGCACGATACTCGGACACGCCCTGCGCAACGCGATGATTCCGGTGGTTACCACCTCGGGTCTGATGATTGCCGGTCTGTTGGGCGGGCTGGTCATTACCGAATCGATCTTCTCCATTCCGGGATTTGGACGTCTGATTGTCGAGTCTGTCTTTAAACGGGATTACGTGACGGTACAAGGCGCGATCCTCGTTTCGGCTGTCCTGGTTGTTCTGGTCAACCTGATCGTGGACATCTTGTACGCGGTGATAGACCCACGCATCAAAGCCGGGAAAGGAGCGGGTGAGTAATGAAAACACTTGGCAAATTTCTCCGCAACGGATTGGGTGTGATCGGGGCGTTGATCATTCTCACGCTGATCGTCGTGGCGATCTTTGCGCCGCAAATCGCACCTTTTGATCCGAATGAACAAAATTACGACAAGATTTTGCTTCCTCCAGGGGGAGAACATCTGTTTGGAACCGATGACCTGGGACGCGATATTTTCTCCCGTGTCGTCTACGGGGCGCGCATCTCCATTCAGGCCGCACTGATCTCTGTGGGGATCGCCATGCTGATCGGAGTGCCGATTGGTCTGTTGTCCGGCTACTATCGCGGATTTTGGGACGAGTGGATCGTCATGCGCTGGGTGGACGCGATGCAGGCGTTTCCGTTTTTGATTCTTGCGCTGGCCATCTCCGCCGTGCTTGGTTCCGGTTTTGGGAACGCCATGCTGGCGATTGGGATCGGATTTGCTCCGGCATTCATACGCATCACCCGCGGACAGGTTTTGTCGCTGCGGAACATGGAGTACATTCAGGCGGCACGCTCCGTCGGGGTTAAGGATGCGCGCATTATTTTCCGGCACATTCTGCCCAACGCCATGAACCCGATCATGATCCAAGCTACCTTGGCCATGGCTTCAGGGATTATCGCGGAAGCCTCGCTCTCCTATCTGGGGCTTGGGGTAACGCCGCCGACTCCTTCGTGGGGAAGCATGCTGAACCAGGCGCAATCGCTGATGTCGGTTGCACCCTATGCGACGTTTTATCCCGGTATTGCGATTTTCCTGGTCGTTCTCGGATTCAACCTGCTGGGTGACGGCTTGCAGCAAGTACTTGATCCGCGGGCACGTAAATAACGATGGAAGGAGTGGAGCAGATGACGACCATCTTGGAAGTAGAACAACTAAGAACCCGGTTTCGTACGGACAGCGGTGTCGTCAGCGTAGTGGACGGTGTTGACTTCTCCATTCGTGCCGGTGAAACCCTGGGTGTTGTGGGAGAATCGGGCTGCGGAAAAAGTGTGACCAGCTTGTCGATCATGCGCCTTTTGCCTCCAAACGGAAGGGCGGAAGGAACGATTCGCTTCAATGGCAAGAACGTGCTGGAGCTGTCGGAAAAAGAGATGCAAAGCATACGGGGCAACGAAATCGCGATGATTTTTCAGGAGCCGATGACATCCTTGAATCCGCTACATACGGTAGGAAAACAGATTGAAGAAGCGGTGATGCTGCACAGGAAAGTAAGCAGGGCGGAAGCGAAAGAACGGGCGATCGCGATGCTCAAGGCCGTGGGCATGCCGCGGGCGGAAGAGATTTACGGCGAGTTTCCGCATCAGCTCTCCGGCGGTATGCGGCAGCGCGTGATGATTGCGATGGCGATGTCCTGTGATCCCAAGCTGATCATTGCCGATGAGCCAACAACGGCTTTGGACGTAACCATCCAGGCGCAGATTCTCGACCTGATGCGCGACCTGAAAGAAAAGACCGGTACTTCCATCATGCTGATTACGCATGACCTGGGCGTTGTCGCCGAAATGTGCGACCGGGTGATTGTAATGTACGCGGGACAAGTCGTGGAAGAGACCGACGTGGTCAACCTGTTTGAAAATCCCATGCATCCGTACACGATCGGGCTGATGAAGTCCGTACCCGATCTGGAGGAAGAGCGGGAGTACCTGGAGACGATCCCGGGCGCGGTTCCTTTGCCGAACCAGATGCCAAAAGGATGCCGTTTTGCTCCGCGCTGCTCCAAGGTGATGCCGATCTGTGAGGAACAAGCACCGGAGCTGCTGCAGATGGACGGGCACAAATGCCGCTGCTGGCTGTATGCGGAAGGGGGAGATGTGAAATGAAGACCCCGCTTTTGGAAGTAAAAGGCTTGCAGCAGCATTTTCCCATCAAAACGGGCTTTTTGAAAAAGACGACGGGTTACGTCAAAGCGGTGGACGGAATCGACCTGCAAGTCTTCCCTGGGGAGACACTGGGGATTGTAGGGGAATCCGGTTGCGGCAAATCGACGACAGGCCGGACGATCCTGCGCCTGCTGGAACCGACGGCCGGTGAGGTCTGGTTTGACGGCAAGGACTTGGCCAAACTGCCCAAGGAAGAGATGCGGCGCATGCGCAAGAACCTGCAGATGATTTTTCAGGACCCCTACGCATCGCTCAATCCCCGGATGACGATTCGTCAAATCCTGATGGAATCCCTGATGGTGCACAACATCGGCACGCCGAAAGAACGCCAGCAGACAGTGGAAGAAATCATTGAGGTTGTCGGCCTGCGCAAGGAACACCTGGACCGTCACCCGCACGACTTTTCCGGCGGCCAGCGCCAGCGGATCGGGATCGCCCGCGCCCTGGTAGTGAAGCCCAAGCTGATTATCGCGGATGAACCGGTTTCGGCGCTGGACGTGTCCATTCAGTCCCAGGTGCTGAATTTATTGAAAGATCTGCGAAAAGAGTTTAATCTGACGTTGATCTTCATTTCGCACGATCTCTCTGTAGTCAAACATTTGTGTGACCGGATCGCGGTCATGTACCTCGGCCGCATCGTGGAAATTGCGGATAAGCGTACGCTGTTTGCAAACCCGAGCCACCCGTATACACGCGCATTGCTGTCTGCGGTGCCGGTGGCCAAACCAAGGCAAAAGCGGGAGCGGATCTTGCTTACGGGAGATTTGCCGAGTCCGGCAAATCCGCCGAGCGGCTGCACCTTCCACCCGCGCTGTCCGTTCGCGACGGAGATCTGCAAGTCAAAGGTACCAAGTCTGGCCGACATCGGAGCCGGACAATTGGTATCCTGCCATCTGGTTCAATCGGGTGAACTCAGCTGATACAGGCGGGATGGAGGCAAGAGATGGTTTACTGGCAGTTGTTTCTCGCGTTTTTTCGCATCGGCATTTTCGGATTCGGGGGAGGGCCCACGATGGTCCCCCTGTTTCACAGCGAATGTGTCAAAAAGTACAAATGGGTAACGGATGATGATTTTGCAGACAATCTGGCGTTGGGGAATGCGCTGCCCGGGCCGATCGCAACCAAGCTGGCCGCGTTTATCGGCTACCGGGTAAAAGGCTGGAAAGGGGCGCTGGTGGCCAATATTGCCGTCGTCCTGCCCGTGGTGATCCTGATGATTGCCCTGCTGGAGGTGATCTACCGGTACAAGGATGCACCAGGCGTCTACGGCATGGTCCAGGCGATTGGGCCGGTGATTGTCGTCATGACCGGTGTGATGACCTGGGAGTTTCTGCAAAAGGGGTGGCAAGGGGCCTCCAGCAAGGCAGGCAGCGTGATCTGGCTGTTTCTGTCGGTGGCAGCGCTTGTCCTGCTTGACCTGCACCCCGGAATCGTGGTAGGGGCTGCGCTGGTCGGCTCATTCGCCTACACGACCTGGTCGATCCGCAAGCGGAAGAGCAGGGATGACAGGGAGGGAGCAGCATGATCTACCTGCAGCTGTTTTGGGCCTTTTTTATTTCCAACATTCTCGGATACGGTGGCGGTCCCCCCAGCATCCCCTTGATTCAGAACGAAGTGGTCAACACCTACAAGTGGATGACCGTGCAGGAATTCGGTGAAGTGCTGGCGGTGGGAAATGCGCTTCCCAGCCCGATTGCCACCAAGCTGGCGGGTTACATCGGGTACCAGGTTGCCGGCGTGCCAGGTGCGGCAGTGGCCTTGTTTGCCACGGTTGCACCCACCGCCATCGCCATGATTTTGCTGCTGCAGTTTATCCATGTCTTTCGCAAGGCACCGCAAGTAAAGGCGATGACCCAGGCGGTGCGTCCGATCGTAACGGTCCTGCTGGGGACGATGACGTACCAGTTTCTGCTGGGCGCTGTCGAAGGAATTGGCTGGATGCAGACCGCAATCTTGACTGTCGCTTCCTTTCTCCTGCTGGAAAAATGGAAACTGCACCCTGCGCTGGTGATCGTGATCGCGATGGCTTACGGCTATTTCTTCATCGTGATGCCAGCGTAACCGATCATATCACGGACGACTTCGCAACATCTGCACGAATCTCGATCTGCTGCAATCGACGGAACAAGGAGGCACTCACATGTTGAAATTTGACGCACAGGAATACCCGTACGCATCCCGCCGGACCGCCACGTTTGCCCAGAACGGGATGGTTGCCACCTCTCAGCCACTGGCTGCCCAGGCAGGTTTGGACATATTGAAAAAAGGCGGCAATGCAGTGGATGCCGCGATCGCTACCGCTGCGTGTCTGACGGTGGTGGAACCTACCTCCAATGGAATTGGCGGCGACGCATTTGCACTGGTGTGGGTAAAAGACGAACTTCACGGGCTGAATGCCAGCGGCCCCGCGCCACAAAGCATTTCCATTGAAGCGGTAAAGGCCAAGGGACATGAAACAATGCCGATGTACGGGTGGACGCCGGTAACCGTGCCAGGCGCGCCTGCTGCCTGGGCGGCACTGTCCAAACGATTTGGCCGCCTGCCGCTGACAGAGGTGCTGAGACCGGCCATCGAATATGCGGA contains:
- a CDS encoding chromate transporter, whose translation is MIYLQLFWAFFISNILGYGGGPPSIPLIQNEVVNTYKWMTVQEFGEVLAVGNALPSPIATKLAGYIGYQVAGVPGAAVALFATVAPTAIAMILLLQFIHVFRKAPQVKAMTQAVRPIVTVLLGTMTYQFLLGAVEGIGWMQTAILTVASFLLLEKWKLHPALVIVIAMAYGYFFIVMPA
- a CDS encoding chromate transporter: MVYWQLFLAFFRIGIFGFGGGPTMVPLFHSECVKKYKWVTDDDFADNLALGNALPGPIATKLAAFIGYRVKGWKGALVANIAVVLPVVILMIALLEVIYRYKDAPGVYGMVQAIGPVIVVMTGVMTWEFLQKGWQGASSKAGSVIWLFLSVAALVLLDLHPGIVVGAALVGSFAYTTWSIRKRKSRDDREGAA
- a CDS encoding ABC transporter ATP-binding protein, with amino-acid sequence MKTPLLEVKGLQQHFPIKTGFLKKTTGYVKAVDGIDLQVFPGETLGIVGESGCGKSTTGRTILRLLEPTAGEVWFDGKDLAKLPKEEMRRMRKNLQMIFQDPYASLNPRMTIRQILMESLMVHNIGTPKERQQTVEEIIEVVGLRKEHLDRHPHDFSGGQRQRIGIARALVVKPKLIIADEPVSALDVSIQSQVLNLLKDLRKEFNLTLIFISHDLSVVKHLCDRIAVMYLGRIVEIADKRTLFANPSHPYTRALLSAVPVAKPRQKRERILLTGDLPSPANPPSGCTFHPRCPFATEICKSKVPSLADIGAGQLVSCHLVQSGELS
- a CDS encoding ABC transporter ATP-binding protein, whose product is MTTILEVEQLRTRFRTDSGVVSVVDGVDFSIRAGETLGVVGESGCGKSVTSLSIMRLLPPNGRAEGTIRFNGKNVLELSEKEMQSIRGNEIAMIFQEPMTSLNPLHTVGKQIEEAVMLHRKVSRAEAKERAIAMLKAVGMPRAEEIYGEFPHQLSGGMRQRVMIAMAMSCDPKLIIADEPTTALDVTIQAQILDLMRDLKEKTGTSIMLITHDLGVVAEMCDRVIVMYAGQVVEETDVVNLFENPMHPYTIGLMKSVPDLEEEREYLETIPGAVPLPNQMPKGCRFAPRCSKVMPICEEQAPELLQMDGHKCRCWLYAEGGDVK
- a CDS encoding ABC transporter permease is translated as MKTLGKFLRNGLGVIGALIILTLIVVAIFAPQIAPFDPNEQNYDKILLPPGGEHLFGTDDLGRDIFSRVVYGARISIQAALISVGIAMLIGVPIGLLSGYYRGFWDEWIVMRWVDAMQAFPFLILALAISAVLGSGFGNAMLAIGIGFAPAFIRITRGQVLSLRNMEYIQAARSVGVKDARIIFRHILPNAMNPIMIQATLAMASGIIAEASLSYLGLGVTPPTPSWGSMLNQAQSLMSVAPYATFYPGIAIFLVVLGFNLLGDGLQQVLDPRARK